In the Streptomyces sp. cg36 genome, one interval contains:
- a CDS encoding dioxygenase, producing the protein MPALYLSHGAPPLADDPVWPGELAAWSAGLPRPRAVLMVSAHWEEAPLALGAVETVPLVYDFWGFPEHYYQVRYAAPGAPELADSVRKLLRRAGTPVQGVPDRGLDHGAYVPLKEMFPAADIPVLQISLPTLDPQELMAIGRRLAPLRDEGVLIVGSGFFTHNLAALRHPGGGVPGWSAEFDDWGARALAAADVDALLDFARKAPAGRLAHPRTEHFAPLFVTLGAARDELDGVRSVIDGFWMGLAKRSVQFG; encoded by the coding sequence ATGCCCGCGCTCTACCTCTCGCACGGCGCCCCGCCGCTCGCCGACGACCCCGTCTGGCCCGGCGAGCTCGCCGCCTGGTCGGCCGGGCTGCCCCGCCCCCGGGCGGTCCTGATGGTCTCCGCCCACTGGGAGGAGGCCCCCCTCGCCCTGGGGGCGGTCGAGACGGTCCCGCTGGTGTACGACTTCTGGGGCTTCCCCGAGCACTACTACCAGGTCCGCTACGCCGCTCCCGGCGCCCCGGAACTCGCGGACAGTGTACGGAAGTTGCTGCGGCGCGCGGGGACGCCCGTCCAGGGCGTCCCCGACCGCGGCCTGGACCACGGCGCCTACGTTCCCCTGAAGGAGATGTTCCCCGCCGCCGACATCCCCGTGCTCCAGATCTCCCTGCCCACCCTCGACCCCCAGGAGCTCATGGCCATCGGCCGCAGGCTGGCGCCGCTGCGCGACGAGGGCGTGCTGATCGTGGGCAGCGGTTTCTTCACCCACAACCTGGCCGCGCTGCGCCATCCGGGCGGCGGGGTGCCCGGCTGGTCGGCCGAGTTCGACGACTGGGGCGCGCGGGCGCTGGCCGCCGCCGACGTGGACGCGCTGCTCGACTTCGCGCGCAAGGCCCCGGCGGGCCGTCTCGCCCATCCGCGCACCGAGCACTTCGCCCCGCTCTTCGTGACCCTGGGCGCCGCGCGGGACGAGCTGGACGGCGTCCGGAGCGTGATCGACGGCTTCTGGATGGGGCTGGCCAAGCGCTCGGTGCAGTTCGGCTGA
- a CDS encoding RNA polymerase sigma factor RpoD/SigA has translation MATRAVARRTATSGSDSGSSARAVSGEIADRDLVGMYLDEIARTPLLDAAKEVELSQTIEAGVYARQILDGEVESKAGGASEEELEALAAAGERAKDLFIRSNLRLVVAVARRYPRAGLPLLDLIQEGNAGLVRAVEKFDYAKGFKFSTYATWWIRQAITRSIADQSRTIRLPVHLVEELGRIRRVQREFNRENGREPEAAEVAAELGSTPERVTDVLDWARDPVSLNMAVDDQGETQFGDLLEDTSAISPEQSVLTLLRSEELDDLIGKLDQRTASIIKMRYGIDDGRERTLTEVGKEHGLTRERIRQIEKHALLELKKMARDTGFDAAA, from the coding sequence ATGGCAACCCGCGCCGTCGCCCGTAGGACCGCCACCAGCGGATCCGACTCGGGGAGCAGTGCTCGCGCCGTCAGCGGGGAGATCGCCGACCGCGACCTGGTCGGGATGTACCTCGACGAGATCGCGCGGACGCCGCTGCTCGACGCCGCCAAGGAGGTCGAGCTCTCCCAGACCATCGAGGCCGGTGTGTACGCACGCCAGATCCTCGACGGCGAGGTGGAGAGCAAGGCGGGCGGCGCCTCCGAGGAGGAGCTCGAAGCCCTGGCCGCCGCCGGGGAGCGCGCCAAGGACCTCTTCATCCGTTCCAACCTCCGCCTCGTCGTCGCCGTCGCCCGGCGCTACCCGAGGGCGGGCCTGCCCCTGCTCGACCTGATCCAGGAGGGCAACGCGGGCCTGGTGCGCGCGGTGGAGAAGTTCGACTACGCCAAGGGCTTCAAGTTCTCGACGTACGCGACGTGGTGGATCCGCCAGGCCATCACGCGTTCGATAGCCGACCAGTCCCGCACCATCCGCCTCCCCGTCCACCTGGTGGAGGAGCTGGGCCGCATCCGCCGCGTCCAGCGCGAGTTCAACAGGGAGAACGGCAGGGAGCCGGAGGCGGCCGAGGTGGCGGCGGAGCTGGGCTCCACCCCGGAGCGGGTCACCGACGTCCTGGACTGGGCCCGCGACCCGGTCTCGCTCAACATGGCGGTCGACGACCAGGGCGAGACCCAGTTCGGCGACCTGCTGGAGGACACGTCGGCGATCTCCCCCGAGCAGTCGGTGCTCACGCTGCTGCGCAGCGAGGAGCTCGACGACCTGATCGGCAAGCTGGACCAGCGCACCGCCTCGATCATCAAGATGCGGTACGGGATCGACGACGGCCGCGAGCGCACGCTGACCGAGGTCGGCAAGGAGCACGGTCTGACCCGCGAGCGGATCCGCCAGATCGAGAAGCACGCGCTGCTCGAACTGAAGAAGATGGCCCGCGACACGGGCTTCGACGCGGCGGCCTGA
- a CDS encoding helix-turn-helix transcriptional regulator — protein sequence MTDTPARLLQLLSLLQTPREWPGGELADRLGVSRRTVRRDVDRLRELGYPVQATLGADGGYRLVAGKAMPPLVLDDEEAVAIAVGLRAGAGHAVDGVEEASVRALAKLEQVLPSRLRHRVATLQAATTPLTAWRGDGASVDPHTLTVMASAVTGTERLRFAYRKGDGSESRRQVEPYRLVSTGRRWYLVAYDVEREDWRTFRVDRVASPLPTGARFTPRELPTGDAAEFVSRSLSRMQPTLDLDVTFEAPADFVAARLSGSMGAPVALSPGRCRLRAPVTDSLEWVAVRLALVDCEFSVEGPDALVAYLADLGARLSRAAGPEPE from the coding sequence ATGACGGACACCCCCGCACGACTGCTCCAGCTGCTGTCCCTGCTCCAGACGCCCCGCGAGTGGCCCGGCGGGGAGCTCGCCGACCGGCTCGGGGTCTCGCGCCGCACGGTCCGCCGGGACGTGGACCGGCTGCGGGAGCTCGGCTATCCGGTCCAGGCGACGCTGGGCGCGGACGGCGGCTACCGGCTGGTGGCCGGGAAGGCGATGCCGCCGCTGGTCCTGGACGACGAGGAGGCGGTGGCCATCGCGGTGGGGCTGCGGGCGGGCGCCGGGCACGCGGTGGACGGGGTGGAGGAGGCGTCCGTACGGGCGCTCGCCAAGCTGGAGCAGGTGCTGCCGTCCCGGCTGCGGCACCGGGTCGCCACGCTGCAGGCCGCGACGACGCCGCTGACCGCCTGGCGGGGCGACGGGGCGAGCGTCGATCCGCACACGCTCACCGTGATGGCCTCGGCCGTCACCGGCACCGAGCGGCTGCGGTTCGCCTACCGCAAGGGCGACGGCAGCGAGTCCCGCCGCCAGGTCGAGCCCTACCGGCTGGTGTCGACGGGGCGGCGCTGGTACCTCGTGGCGTACGACGTGGAGCGCGAGGACTGGCGTACGTTCCGGGTCGACCGGGTGGCGTCGCCGCTGCCGACCGGGGCCCGGTTCACGCCCCGGGAGCTGCCGACCGGGGACGCCGCGGAGTTCGTGAGCCGGTCGCTGTCACGGATGCAGCCGACGCTGGACCTGGACGTCACCTTCGAGGCGCCCGCCGACTTCGTGGCGGCGCGGCTGTCCGGCTCGATGGGGGCGCCGGTGGCGCTCTCGCCGGGCCGCTGCCGGCTGCGGGCCCCGGTCACCGACTCGCTGGAGTGGGTGGCGGTCCGGCTGGCGCTGGTGGACTGCGAGTTCTCGGTGGAGGGGCCGGACGCCCTCGTCGCGTATCTGGCGGACCTGGGGGCGCGGCTGTCCCGGGCGGCGGGCCCCGAGCCGGAGTGA
- a CDS encoding MFS transporter has translation MTSTTTSPPEDTAASAAATAVTDRRRWFALAIVMTAAFMDLVDVTIVNVAIPSIQKDTGATFASIQWITAGYALAFAAGLITGGRLGDIHGRKRLFLIGMTGFTIASALCGFAANPEMLVASRILQGAMASLMVPQVLSIIHATFPAEERGKVFGMFGAVIGLGAVSGPILGALLTEWNLFGLEWRPIFLINLPVGIAGLLLGARFISESKAPKALKLDLVGVALVTLGLLMLLYPLTRGRELGWPLWGHLSMAGSVLVFGGLVVYERYKAGKDGSPLVELSLFRVKSFAAGIAVQLTFGLAMGIFFLVWTLYMQIGLGWSALRAGLTGIPFSIAMSAAAGMSVQSLVPKFGRKVLQAGALITALGFLTYIWEAHHFGTDIKPWQMALPLVVLGIGMGLVVAPLTDAVLSEVPQEHAGSASGLINTVQQMGNALGLGLVSVVFFGAIDDNLRLAEIGPAFSHAFQRSLWVVTGVCAVIFIGMFLLPAKPKQHLEGGAADAAPETAKEPALTP, from the coding sequence ATGACCTCCACCACGACCAGTCCCCCCGAAGACACCGCCGCGAGCGCCGCGGCGACCGCCGTGACCGACCGCCGCCGGTGGTTCGCCCTGGCCATCGTGATGACCGCGGCCTTCATGGACCTGGTCGACGTCACGATCGTCAACGTCGCCATCCCCTCGATCCAGAAGGACACCGGCGCGACCTTCGCCTCGATCCAGTGGATCACCGCGGGGTACGCCCTGGCGTTCGCCGCCGGTCTCATCACCGGCGGCCGTCTCGGCGACATCCACGGCCGCAAGCGGCTGTTCCTCATAGGCATGACCGGCTTCACCATCGCCTCCGCGCTCTGCGGCTTCGCCGCCAACCCGGAGATGCTGGTGGCCTCCCGCATCCTCCAGGGCGCCATGGCCTCCCTGATGGTGCCGCAGGTGCTCTCGATCATCCACGCGACCTTCCCGGCGGAGGAGCGCGGCAAGGTCTTCGGCATGTTCGGCGCGGTCATCGGCCTGGGCGCGGTCTCCGGCCCGATCCTGGGCGCGCTGCTCACCGAGTGGAACCTGTTCGGCCTGGAGTGGCGCCCGATCTTCCTGATCAACCTGCCGGTCGGCATCGCGGGTCTGCTCCTGGGCGCCCGGTTCATCTCCGAGTCCAAGGCGCCCAAGGCGCTCAAGCTCGACCTCGTCGGCGTCGCCCTGGTCACCCTCGGCCTGCTGATGCTGCTCTACCCGCTGACCCGCGGCCGTGAGCTGGGCTGGCCGCTGTGGGGCCACCTCTCGATGGCCGGCAGCGTGCTCGTCTTCGGCGGCCTCGTGGTCTACGAGCGGTACAAGGCGGGCAAGGACGGCTCGCCGCTGGTGGAGCTGTCGCTGTTCCGGGTCAAGAGCTTCGCGGCCGGCATCGCGGTGCAGCTGACCTTCGGTCTCGCGATGGGCATCTTCTTCCTGGTCTGGACGCTGTACATGCAGATCGGCCTGGGCTGGAGCGCGCTGCGCGCCGGTCTGACGGGCATCCCGTTCTCCATCGCCATGTCGGCCGCGGCGGGCATGTCGGTGCAGTCGCTGGTCCCGAAGTTCGGTCGCAAGGTGCTCCAGGCGGGCGCCCTGATCACCGCCCTCGGCTTCCTGACCTACATCTGGGAGGCCCACCACTTCGGTACGGACATCAAGCCCTGGCAGATGGCGCTGCCGCTGGTGGTCCTCGGCATCGGCATGGGCCTGGTCGTCGCGCCGCTCACCGACGCGGTCCTCTCCGAGGTCCCGCAGGAGCACGCGGGTTCGGCCTCCGGCCTGATCAACACGGTGCAGCAGATGGGCAACGCGCTGGGTCTGGGCCTGGTGTCGGTGGTCTTCTTCGGCGCGATCGACGACAACCTGCGGCTCGCCGAGATCGGCCCGGCCTTCTCGCACGCCTTCCAGCGCTCGCTGTGGGTCGTCACCGGCGTCTGCGCGGTGATCTTCATCGGGATGTTCCTGCTCCCGGCCAAGCCCAAGCAGCACCTGGAGGGCGGCGCGGCCGACGCGGCGCCCGAGACGGCCAAGGAGCCCGCGCTCACCCCGTGA
- a CDS encoding VC0807 family protein, whose product MSSAGHGKTVLLTWGPTILFSVVLPWITYGVLTDHGMGEVPALLLISAWPLAEMGLYYGLHRRLDEFGVMILITLLLSAVSALAYNSAKLLFLKDSALTGLLGLAFLVSLTLKRPLIFYFGRKFATDGTAEGVAKWNANWDLYPGFRAAQRRLTVVWGAAFLAEAGVKAALVYVLDTDTMVGVSNALPFVVLGALMFHTIRTGKKGRARMERAERERAEHEAARAAV is encoded by the coding sequence ATGTCCAGTGCCGGTCATGGCAAGACAGTGCTGCTCACATGGGGGCCGACGATTCTGTTCAGCGTCGTGCTGCCCTGGATCACCTATGGGGTGCTCACGGACCACGGCATGGGCGAGGTGCCCGCGCTGCTGCTGATCTCGGCGTGGCCCCTGGCCGAAATGGGGCTCTACTACGGGCTGCACCGGCGGCTCGACGAGTTCGGCGTGATGATCCTGATCACGCTGCTGCTGAGCGCGGTGAGCGCGCTCGCCTACAACAGCGCCAAGCTGCTGTTCCTGAAGGACTCGGCGCTGACCGGTCTGCTCGGCCTGGCGTTCCTCGTCAGCCTGACGCTGAAGCGGCCGCTGATCTTCTACTTCGGCCGGAAGTTCGCCACCGACGGCACCGCCGAGGGCGTGGCCAAGTGGAACGCCAACTGGGATCTGTACCCGGGCTTCCGGGCCGCCCAGCGGCGGCTGACGGTGGTCTGGGGCGCGGCCTTCCTGGCCGAGGCGGGCGTGAAGGCGGCGCTGGTCTACGTACTCGACACCGACACCATGGTCGGCGTCTCCAACGCGCTGCCGTTCGTGGTCCTGGGCGCGCTGATGTTCCACACCATCCGCACCGGCAAGAAGGGCCGGGCCCGGATGGAGCGAGCCGAGCGGGAGCGGGCCGAGCACGAGGCCGCGCGGGCCGCGGTCTGA
- a CDS encoding DUF6227 family protein, which yields MVPKECEYETAEDHLTGLLGRALNSFDLPDELVESLDSALAHTTSLHSSLHASGGPGRPRLSRETHRHTYLLLDGTTVTLWELVYDRGNEVYADEESARLAAARLRGRLRPDLSPGFAEDDVEPGCATVEFLGGPAPVAPPGVTRAYEPDRSADHARRLLRRAENPDRPGERVARSLRGAFAHRISRALGDPGRAGGRDGGCILYEHAFLLLDGSELSLWEVEHTATPDGTHMCEVYAAEPAARAAMARRTQVS from the coding sequence TTGGTGCCCAAGGAGTGCGAGTACGAGACGGCCGAGGACCACCTGACCGGCCTGCTCGGCCGTGCGCTGAACTCGTTCGACCTGCCGGACGAGCTGGTCGAGAGCCTCGACTCGGCCCTCGCGCACACCACTTCACTGCATTCGTCGCTGCACGCCTCCGGCGGCCCGGGCCGCCCCCGGCTCAGCCGCGAGACCCACCGCCACACCTATCTCCTCCTGGACGGCACCACGGTCACGCTCTGGGAGCTGGTCTACGACCGGGGCAACGAGGTGTACGCGGACGAGGAGAGCGCCCGGCTGGCCGCCGCCCGGCTGCGCGGGCGGCTGCGGCCCGACCTCTCCCCCGGCTTCGCCGAGGACGACGTGGAACCCGGCTGCGCGACCGTGGAGTTCCTCGGCGGGCCGGCCCCGGTGGCGCCGCCCGGGGTGACGCGGGCGTACGAGCCGGACCGCTCGGCCGACCACGCGCGGCGGCTGCTGCGCCGCGCCGAGAACCCGGACCGGCCCGGCGAGCGCGTGGCCCGGTCGCTGCGGGGCGCGTTCGCCCACCGCATCAGCCGGGCGCTGGGCGACCCGGGCCGGGCGGGCGGCCGGGACGGCGGCTGCATCCTCTACGAGCACGCGTTCCTGCTGCTCGACGGGAGCGAGCTGAGCCTGTGGGAGGTCGAGCACACGGCGACGCCGGACGGCACCCACATGTGCGAGGTGTACGCGGCGGAGCCGGCCGCGCGGGCCGCCATGGCCCGCCGGACCCAGGTTTCCTGA
- a CDS encoding Ig-like domain-containing protein, translated as MTSPATAAQPQPRTPQHLRNRRRALAAASALLLGALTLTACGGSASGSDKNDGKGSSDAAAAKDASTLKITISAKDGSSNASINSTAVTAQGGRLTRVAMTEAQSGKAVTGALAADGLSWKPAQKLERGTQYKIMATGQDDKGRSATENSSFTTVYSKNSFIGTYTPDGGSTVGVGMPVSFSFDKPITDKKAVQSHITVTSSSGQQVVGHWFDGQRLDFRPQDYWKAGSKVTMKIALDGVQGAKGVYGVQSKTVTFTVGRNQVSTVDAKTQMMTVQQDGKTVKTIPVSTGSAEHTTYNGQMVISEKFTETRMNGATVNFGGEYDIKDVPHAMRLSTSGTFIHGNYWYKGNPFGNAGTSHGCVGLRDVQGAQGDTPAKWFFDHSLIGDVVTVKGSPDKTIAPDNGLNGWNMAWSAWQAGSAV; from the coding sequence GTGACTTCGCCCGCCACCGCCGCGCAGCCGCAGCCCCGCACCCCGCAGCACCTGCGCAACCGGCGGCGGGCGCTCGCCGCCGCGTCCGCGCTGCTGCTCGGCGCCCTGACCCTGACCGCCTGCGGCGGCAGCGCCTCGGGCAGCGACAAGAACGACGGCAAGGGGAGTTCGGACGCCGCCGCCGCCAAGGACGCCTCCACGCTGAAGATCACCATCTCGGCGAAGGACGGCTCGTCCAACGCCAGCATCAACAGCACGGCCGTCACCGCGCAGGGCGGCAGGCTCACCCGGGTCGCGATGACCGAGGCCCAGTCCGGCAAGGCGGTGACCGGGGCGCTGGCCGCCGACGGGCTGTCCTGGAAGCCCGCGCAGAAGCTGGAGCGCGGCACCCAGTACAAGATCATGGCGACCGGCCAGGACGACAAGGGGCGCTCCGCGACCGAGAACTCGTCCTTCACCACGGTCTATTCGAAGAACAGCTTCATCGGCACCTACACGCCGGACGGCGGCTCGACGGTCGGTGTGGGCATGCCGGTCTCGTTCAGCTTCGACAAGCCGATCACCGACAAGAAGGCGGTCCAGTCGCACATCACGGTCACCTCCAGCAGCGGCCAGCAGGTGGTCGGCCACTGGTTCGACGGCCAGCGCCTGGACTTCCGGCCGCAGGACTACTGGAAGGCCGGCTCCAAGGTCACGATGAAGATCGCGCTGGACGGGGTGCAGGGCGCCAAGGGCGTCTACGGCGTGCAGTCCAAGACGGTCACCTTCACCGTCGGCCGCAACCAGGTCTCCACCGTCGACGCCAAGACGCAGATGATGACGGTGCAGCAGGACGGAAAGACGGTGAAGACGATCCCGGTCTCCACCGGCAGCGCCGAACACACCACGTACAACGGGCAGATGGTGATCTCGGAGAAGTTCACCGAGACGCGGATGAACGGGGCGACCGTCAATTTCGGTGGCGAGTACGACATCAAGGACGTACCGCACGCCATGCGCCTGTCCACCTCGGGGACCTTCATCCACGGCAACTACTGGTACAAGGGCAACCCGTTCGGCAATGCGGGAACCAGCCACGGCTGTGTCGGCCTGCGGGACGTCCAGGGCGCGCAGGGGGACACCCCTGCCAAGTGGTTCTTCGACCACTCGCTGATCGGCGACGTGGTGACCGTGAAGGGCTCCCCGGACAAGACGATCGCCCCCGACAACGGCCTGAACGGCTGGAACATGGCATGGTCCGCCTGGCAGGCGGGTAGCGCCGTATAG
- a CDS encoding P1 family peptidase, producing the protein MTDTTRTAAARDSLTDVAGLLVGHASVPGPGALSGTTVVLAPPAGAVAAVDVRGGGPGTRETDALDPRNLVERVHAVVLTGGSAFGLDAAGGVMAWLEERGRGVPVGPEPHQVVPVVPAACLFDLGRGGDWRARPDAATGRAAAEAAGTEVAEGGVGAGTGAVVGGLKGGVGTASTVLPSGVTVGALVAVNAVGSAFDPDTGALYGLTGRCAYPARAVHEAAAERLAAALAASGPPPLNTTLAVVATDAALTRAQAQKLAGTSHDGLARALRPVHLMHDGDTVFALATGEREPLPGLALNAVLTAGAEVVARAITKAVLAAEGVAGAGGTFPSYRDLYGS; encoded by the coding sequence ATGACTGACACCACGCGAACGGCCGCGGCGCGCGACTCCCTGACCGATGTGGCCGGACTGCTGGTCGGGCACGCCTCGGTGCCCGGCCCCGGCGCCCTGAGCGGGACGACCGTCGTCCTCGCCCCGCCCGCGGGCGCGGTGGCCGCCGTGGACGTGCGCGGCGGCGGCCCCGGCACCCGGGAGACGGACGCGCTGGACCCGCGCAACCTCGTCGAGCGCGTGCACGCCGTGGTGCTGACCGGCGGCAGCGCGTTCGGCCTGGACGCGGCGGGCGGGGTGATGGCCTGGCTGGAGGAGCGCGGGCGGGGCGTGCCGGTGGGGCCCGAACCGCACCAGGTCGTCCCGGTGGTCCCCGCGGCCTGCCTCTTCGACCTGGGCCGCGGCGGCGACTGGCGGGCCCGGCCGGACGCGGCGACCGGCCGCGCCGCCGCCGAGGCGGCCGGGACCGAGGTGGCCGAGGGCGGCGTCGGCGCCGGGACGGGCGCGGTGGTGGGCGGGCTGAAGGGCGGGGTCGGCACGGCGAGCACGGTGCTGCCCTCGGGCGTGACGGTGGGCGCGCTGGTGGCGGTCAACGCGGTGGGCTCGGCGTTCGACCCGGACACGGGCGCGCTGTACGGGCTGACGGGCCGGTGCGCGTACCCCGCGCGGGCCGTGCACGAGGCCGCCGCGGAGCGGCTGGCGGCGGCCCTCGCGGCCTCCGGCCCGCCGCCCCTGAACACCACGCTGGCGGTGGTCGCCACCGATGCCGCGCTCACCCGGGCGCAGGCGCAGAAGCTCGCGGGCACCTCGCACGACGGTCTGGCCCGCGCCCTGCGGCCGGTCCATCTGATGCACGACGGCGACACGGTCTTCGCCCTGGCGACCGGCGAGCGGGAGCCGCTGCCGGGGCTGGCGCTGAACGCGGTGCTCACGGCGGGCGCCGAGGTCGTGGCGCGCGCGATCACCAAGGCGGTGCTCGCGGCGGAGGGGGTGGCGGGGGCCGGTGGGACGTTTCCGTCCTACCGGGACCTGTACGGGAGTTGA
- a CDS encoding low temperature requirement protein A, translating to MPRMTARSRHEEHRAATPLELFFDLCFVVAVAQAGARLVHSLAEGHLGHGLAGYLAVFFAIWWAWMNFTWFASAYDSDDVLYRLVTLVQIAGVLILAAGVPRAFDRSDFGVCIVGYVVMRLALTSQWLRAAHNATDAAECRMARLYAAGLVVCQLGWIGLLFVPDPVRPWAFVVLAVAELCVPVVAERGSQTTWHPHHIAERYGLFTLIVLGETVAAATVAVQQALDEHEALGELLPLAGGGLLIVFAAWWIYFAVPIAGHLSSNRRAFVWGYGHFVVLGSAAAIGAGMEVAVEQAVGKAHISTAAASASVTVPAALFLLTVWALHARHFKRTPVQQLTLPAAALAILACTFAGERAVLLAGVAAAATVALGVTLSRRTVEGHD from the coding sequence ATGCCCCGCATGACCGCACGCAGCCGCCACGAGGAACACCGCGCCGCGACGCCGCTGGAACTGTTCTTCGACCTCTGTTTCGTCGTCGCCGTCGCCCAGGCCGGTGCCCGGCTGGTCCACTCGCTGGCCGAGGGCCACCTCGGGCACGGGCTGGCCGGCTATCTGGCGGTGTTCTTCGCCATCTGGTGGGCGTGGATGAACTTCACCTGGTTCGCCTCCGCCTACGACAGCGACGACGTGCTCTACCGCCTGGTCACCCTGGTGCAGATCGCCGGGGTGCTGATCCTGGCCGCCGGGGTGCCCCGGGCCTTCGACCGGAGCGACTTCGGCGTGTGCATCGTCGGCTACGTCGTGATGCGCCTCGCCCTGACCAGCCAGTGGCTGCGCGCCGCGCACAACGCGACGGACGCCGCCGAGTGCCGGATGGCGCGGCTGTACGCGGCCGGGCTGGTGGTGTGTCAGCTCGGCTGGATCGGGCTGCTGTTCGTCCCGGACCCGGTGCGGCCCTGGGCGTTCGTGGTGCTGGCCGTCGCCGAGCTGTGCGTACCGGTGGTCGCCGAGCGGGGGTCCCAGACCACCTGGCACCCGCACCACATCGCCGAGCGGTACGGGCTGTTCACCCTGATCGTGCTCGGCGAGACGGTGGCCGCCGCCACCGTCGCCGTACAGCAGGCGCTGGACGAGCACGAGGCGCTGGGCGAGCTGCTGCCGCTGGCCGGGGGCGGGCTGCTGATCGTCTTCGCCGCCTGGTGGATCTACTTCGCGGTGCCCATCGCCGGGCATCTGAGCTCCAACCGGCGGGCGTTCGTCTGGGGGTACGGCCACTTCGTCGTCCTCGGGTCGGCCGCCGCGATCGGGGCCGGGATGGAGGTCGCGGTGGAGCAGGCGGTCGGCAAGGCGCACATCTCCACGGCGGCGGCCTCGGCCTCGGTCACCGTGCCCGCGGCGCTGTTCCTGCTGACGGTGTGGGCGCTGCACGCCCGGCACTTCAAGCGGACCCCGGTCCAGCAGCTGACGCTTCCGGCGGCGGCGCTGGCGATCCTGGCGTGCACCTTCGCCGGGGAGCGGGCGGTGCTCCTCGCCGGTGTGGCCGCCGCCGCCACGGTGGCCCTCGGGGTGACGCTGAGCAGGCGTACGGTCGAGGGTCATGACTGA
- a CDS encoding NarK family nitrate/nitrite MFS transporter, with product MSSVLQDRPTTAGAPPDPSSYRERPDQYRPGRTITHWEPEDELFWRSVGRKVARRNLWIAVPALLVAFVVWQVWSVTATNLTDVGFGFSTSQLFWLTAIPGLTGGSSRILYTFLGPMIGQRRFTALSTIVLIVPLVWLGVAIQDPTTPYAVMVCIAALCGIGGANFASSLANIGFFFPKKEKGNATGVNGGLGNLGVSVVQLVTPLVITSSVIAVGSAQHKADGTPVYLQNAAFLWVPVVVVLALVAWFGQNDLKVAATPFSRQKIIFRRKHNWLMTWLYVGTFGSFIGFAAALPLLIKTTFPGYSVATYAWMGPALGALARWAGGWIADRLGGARVTIISFVGMALSIIGVISFLPAGSSTGDFYGFFGCFLAAFLFSGIGNGSTFRQIPVIFRNQHLKGLEPGTAEYARALRQSEVEAGAVTGFTSAIAAYGFFFIPAMFANFSVTGAMWGFVAFYASCVVVAWYYYARKSAEAPS from the coding sequence ATGAGTTCCGTCCTTCAAGACCGGCCGACGACGGCGGGCGCGCCCCCGGACCCGTCCTCGTACCGCGAGCGCCCGGACCAGTACCGGCCCGGCCGGACGATCACCCACTGGGAACCGGAGGACGAGCTCTTCTGGCGGTCGGTGGGCCGCAAGGTCGCCCGCCGCAACCTGTGGATCGCCGTCCCGGCCCTGCTCGTCGCGTTCGTCGTCTGGCAGGTGTGGTCGGTCACCGCCACCAACCTCACGGACGTCGGCTTCGGCTTCAGCACCTCGCAGCTCTTCTGGCTGACCGCGATCCCGGGCCTGACCGGCGGCTCCTCCCGGATCCTCTACACCTTCCTCGGCCCGATGATCGGCCAGCGCCGCTTCACCGCCCTCTCCACCATCGTCCTGATCGTCCCCCTCGTCTGGCTGGGCGTGGCCATCCAGGACCCGACGACCCCCTACGCCGTCATGGTCTGCATCGCCGCGCTCTGCGGCATCGGCGGCGCCAACTTCGCCTCCTCCCTCGCCAACATCGGCTTCTTCTTCCCGAAGAAGGAGAAGGGCAACGCGACGGGCGTCAACGGCGGCCTCGGCAACCTGGGCGTCTCGGTGGTCCAGCTGGTCACCCCCCTGGTGATCACGTCCTCGGTGATCGCGGTCGGCTCGGCCCAGCACAAGGCCGACGGCACGCCCGTGTACCTCCAGAACGCGGCCTTCCTGTGGGTGCCGGTCGTGGTCGTCCTCGCGCTGGTCGCCTGGTTCGGCCAGAACGACCTGAAGGTGGCCGCCACTCCGTTCAGCCGCCAGAAGATCATCTTCCGGCGCAAGCACAACTGGCTGATGACCTGGCTCTACGTCGGCACCTTCGGCTCGTTCATCGGCTTCGCCGCCGCGCTTCCGCTGCTGATCAAGACGACGTTCCCCGGCTACTCCGTGGCGACCTACGCCTGGATGGGCCCGGCCCTGGGCGCGCTGGCCCGCTGGGCGGGCGGCTGGATCGCGGACCGGCTGGGCGGCGCGCGCGTCACGATCATCTCGTTCGTGGGCATGGCGCTCTCGATCATCGGCGTCATCTCCTTCCTCCCCGCCGGCTCCTCCACCGGCGACTTCTACGGCTTCTTCGGCTGCTTCCTGGCCGCCTTCCTCTTCTCCGGGATCGGCAACGGCTCCACGTTCCGCCAGATCCCGGTGATCTTCCGCAACCAGCACCTCAAGGGCCTGGAGCCGGGCACCGCCGAGTACGCCCGGGCGCTGCGGCAGTCCGAGGTCGAGGCGGGCGCGGTCACCGGCTTCACCTCGGCGATCGCCGCCTACGGCTTCTTCTTCATCCCCGCCATGTTCGCCAACTTCTCGGTGACCGGCGCGATGTGGGGCTTCGTGGCCTTCTACGCCAGCTGCGTGGTGGTGGCCTGGTACTACTACGCCCGCAAGTCGGCCGAAGCCCCCTCCTGA